A single region of the Raphanus sativus cultivar WK10039 chromosome 1, ASM80110v3, whole genome shotgun sequence genome encodes:
- the LOC130498711 gene encoding NAC domain-containing protein 7-like has product MNSFSHVPPGFRFHPTDEELVDYYLRKKVASNRIEINFIKDIDLYKIEPWDLQELCKIGHEEQSDWYFFSHKDKKYPTGTRTNRATKVGFWKATGRDKAIYLRHSLIGMRKTLVFYKGRAPNGQKSDWIMHEYRLETDENGTPQEEGWVVCRVFKKRLAAVRRMGDYDSSPSHWYGDQLSFMASELETSGLRRILPNQQQHQHQQEHQQQFPYGFNSSVYALNNANLQCKQELELQYNHLVQQHDLFHESPLSLFQLPQLESPDVQQANNSNSLPYGTSNNDNNSSEVANLQQSNLTHEEQLNQGNQSFSTLYTNSENEQGVDQVTDWRVLDKFVASQLSNEDAATTSASLQKNAKDTSNVEYQVDEEKDQKRVSDMGEEYAASTSSSCQNDLWK; this is encoded by the exons ATGAATTCATTTTCTCACGTTCCCCCGGGTTTTAGATTTCATCCAACAGACGAAGAACTTGTAGACTACTACCTAAGAAAAAAAGTTGCATCAAACAGAATAGAAATCAATTTCATAAAGGACATTGATCTTTACAAGATTGAGCCATGGGATCTTCAAG AGTTGTGCAAAATTGGACATGAAGAGCAGAGTGATTGGTACTTCTTTAGCCATAAAGACAAGAAGTATCCCACAGGGACTCGAACCAATAGAGCAACAAAAGTAGGGTTTTGGAAAGCCACTGGAAGAGATAAAGCTATCTATTTGAGGCATAGTCTTATCGGCATGAGGAAAACACTTGTGTTTTACAAGGGAAGAGCCCCAAATGGACAAAAATCCGATTGGATCATGCACGAATACCGCTTAGAAACCGATGAAAATGGAACTCCTCAG GAAGAAGGATGGGTCGTGTGTAGGGTTTTCAAGAAGAGATTGGCTGCAGTTAGAAGAATGGGAGATTACGACTCATCTCCTTCACATTGGTATGGCGATCAGCTCTCTTTTATGGCCTCTGAGCTTGAGACAAGCGGTCTACGGCGAATCCTTCCCAATCAACAGCAGCACCAGCACCAGCAAGAGCACCAACAGCAGTTTCCATATGGCTTCAATTCATCTGTTTACGCTCTCAATAATGCTAACTTGCAATGCAAGCAAGAGCTAGAGCTACAATACAACCACCTGGTACAACAACATGATCTTTTTCATGAATCCCCTTTATCATTATTCCAACTTCCTCAGCTTGAAAGCCCTGATGTCCAACAAGCTAATAATAGCAACTCTCTTCCTTACGGAACAAGCAACAACGATAATAATTCGAGTGAGGTTGCTAACTTGCAGCAGTCGAATCTCACGCATGAAGAACAGCTGAATCAAGGGAATCAGAGTTTCAGCACTCTATACACGAATAGCGAGAACGAGCAAGGGGTGGATCAAGTCACAGACTGGAGAGTTCTCGATAAATTTGTTGCTTCTCAGCTCAGCAACGAGGATGCGGCCACAACTTCTGCTTCTCTACAGAAAAATGCCAAGGACACAAGCAACGTGGAGTACCAAgttgatgaagaaaaagatCAGAAGAGGGTTTCAGACATGGGAGAAGAATATGCTGCTTCTACATCTTCGAGTTGTCAGAATGATCTATGGAAGTAA